A stretch of the Tannerella serpentiformis genome encodes the following:
- a CDS encoding NUDIX hydrolase N-terminal domain-containing protein yields the protein MEKAKALITIAQRMRALAQTGLSYSVSDYETDRCQELLRLSDRITSIVSGLPDEEIAACYHPMKEYVTPKVDIRAAIFNDRDEILLVREKADGRWAMPGGWSDVGYTPSEVAVKETKEETGLDVRVERLLAVLDKRCHDYPASPLYVYKMFILCTVTGGELAGTFDILDQRFFALDNLPPLSLDRTLPENIRMVDELRRHPERPVVLD from the coding sequence ATGGAAAAAGCCAAAGCACTCATCACCATCGCACAGCGCATGCGCGCTCTGGCGCAGACCGGACTCTCGTACTCCGTGAGTGATTACGAGACCGACCGCTGCCAGGAGCTGCTCCGCCTCAGCGACCGCATCACGTCCATCGTCAGCGGCCTCCCGGACGAGGAGATCGCCGCCTGCTACCACCCCATGAAGGAGTACGTCACCCCTAAAGTCGACATCCGCGCTGCCATCTTCAACGACCGCGACGAGATCCTCCTCGTGCGCGAAAAGGCCGACGGACGCTGGGCCATGCCCGGCGGATGGTCCGACGTGGGCTACACCCCCTCGGAGGTGGCCGTCAAGGAGACGAAAGAGGAGACGGGCCTCGACGTGCGCGTCGAGCGCCTCCTGGCCGTGCTCGACAAGCGTTGCCACGACTACCCCGCCTCGCCGCTCTACGTCTACAAAATGTTCATCCTCTGCACCGTCACGGGCGGCGAGCTGGCCGGCACGTTCGACATCCTCGACCAGCGTTTTTTCGCCCTCGACAACCTGCCGCCGCTCTCGCTCGACCGCACCCTGCCGGAGAATATCCGTATGGTCGACGAGCTGCGCCGTCACCCTGAGCGGCCCGTGGTGCTGGATTAA